A single Ignavibacteriales bacterium DNA region contains:
- a CDS encoding outer membrane protein transport protein, with translation MKKISLLCTLFVLMMFGNTFAGGFQINEHGARAMAMGGAFTAMVNDPSSLYFNVAGMAGLRGWNATVGTTLIAPAASFRGPSPSIAETEMEKQLFPPSHLYLTYEISDGLVAGLSVNNPFGLGTRWSEDWVGRFSSIEADLQTFSFQPSIAYKVMDNLSVGVGLLYNLAHVKLDRAIGFAPFQGEGTILLEGSESGAFGYHLGVAYQPFSALSLGLSYKSEVEYAFEGTATTTGVPAALTGRVPEGDIEATFVSPQQFVFGLGYQVTKDLLITADYQFVGWSSYDSLKVDFKNAAYTDLASARLYEDTYILRFGAEYAYNQTLDLRCGFLIDNNPVPDEMVDPSLPDSDRLGFSFGFGYQLTNTLSLDASYLYLRFAERTITNSDVNYASSGFAPLNGTYNSTGNLFSVTFNYSF, from the coding sequence GTGAAGAAAATATCTTTACTTTGTACACTTTTCGTTCTCATGATGTTTGGAAACACCTTCGCGGGTGGATTTCAGATTAACGAGCACGGAGCCAGAGCAATGGCCATGGGTGGTGCGTTTACCGCAATGGTAAATGACCCGTCCTCGCTGTATTTTAACGTTGCTGGTATGGCCGGTTTAAGAGGATGGAATGCCACCGTTGGTACCACTCTTATTGCACCTGCAGCATCTTTCAGAGGTCCAAGCCCTTCAATTGCTGAAACCGAAATGGAAAAACAGCTTTTTCCGCCAAGTCACCTTTACCTCACCTATGAAATCAGTGATGGTTTGGTAGCCGGTTTAAGCGTCAATAATCCTTTTGGATTAGGTACCAGATGGTCAGAAGACTGGGTTGGCAGATTTTCCAGCATCGAAGCTGATTTACAGACCTTTAGCTTCCAGCCTTCTATTGCATACAAAGTAATGGATAACCTTTCAGTAGGTGTTGGTCTTCTTTATAATCTTGCACATGTAAAACTTGACCGTGCTATTGGTTTCGCTCCTTTCCAGGGTGAGGGTACAATCCTCCTCGAGGGCAGTGAAAGCGGTGCATTCGGATACCATCTTGGCGTTGCTTATCAGCCATTCTCAGCTCTTTCACTCGGACTTTCTTATAAGAGTGAAGTGGAATATGCTTTTGAAGGAACAGCAACAACCACAGGAGTACCTGCTGCTTTAACAGGAAGAGTTCCTGAAGGTGATATTGAAGCTACCTTTGTTTCTCCCCAGCAGTTTGTTTTTGGTCTTGGTTATCAGGTTACCAAAGACCTTCTGATCACTGCAGATTATCAGTTTGTCGGCTGGTCAAGTTATGACTCCTTAAAGGTTGACTTTAAGAATGCTGCATATACTGATCTTGCAAGTGCAAGACTTTATGAAGATACTTATATTCTTCGCTTCGGTGCTGAGTATGCTTATAACCAGACACTTGATCTGCGGTGCGGATTCCTTATTGACAATAACCCGGTTCCGGATGAAATGGTTGACCCAAGTCTTCCTGATTCAGACAGACTCGGTTTCAGCTTTGGATTCGGTTATCAGTTAACCAATACCCTTTCGCTGGATGCTTCCTATTTATATCTGAGATTTGCTGAGAGAACAATCACGAACAGTGATGTGAACTATGCTTCAAGCGGTTTTGCTCCGCTTAACGGAACATATAACTCAACAGGTAATCTCTTTTCAGTAACATTTAATTACAGCTTCTAA